One Orrella dioscoreae genomic window carries:
- a CDS encoding hydroxyacid dehydrogenase produces the protein MTSPSKTVVRLDFWIDPAFDQRLAAEPDIALRVARREGAEQDVFDALAAAHLYHISPAKNELPRAWQATDALLARCPDLLCVSSAGAGHDTVDVDACTRAGVAVVNQIGGNAASVAEHAIGLMLAVSRRIAESDRRLRTSRGYSRESLMGHEVTGKTLGIVGIGHAGRRVAAIARALDMPVLAHDPLLSDDDIRARGAEPVTLAALLARADIVSLHCPRDASTLGSFDSRAFGAMKPGALFISTARGGIHDEAALHDALARGHLGGAGLDVWEPEPPPLSHPLLTLDNVVATFHTAGVSHEGRRNVAALGAQQAVAVLRGIRPPRLVNPEAWPRVMARYRERFGEPARNAA, from the coding sequence ATGACATCCCCCTCAAAGACCGTGGTCCGCCTGGACTTCTGGATCGATCCGGCCTTCGACCAGCGGCTGGCCGCTGAGCCTGACATCGCCTTGCGCGTCGCGCGCCGCGAAGGCGCCGAGCAAGACGTATTCGACGCGTTGGCGGCAGCGCACCTGTATCACATCTCCCCCGCCAAGAACGAGCTGCCGCGCGCGTGGCAGGCCACCGACGCGCTGCTGGCGCGCTGTCCCGACCTGTTGTGCGTGTCCTCGGCCGGCGCGGGCCACGACACCGTGGACGTCGACGCCTGCACCCGCGCCGGCGTTGCCGTGGTCAACCAGATCGGCGGCAATGCCGCCTCGGTGGCCGAGCACGCCATCGGGCTCATGCTGGCGGTGTCACGCCGCATCGCCGAATCGGACCGCCGCCTGCGCACGTCGCGCGGCTACAGCCGCGAGTCCTTGATGGGCCACGAAGTCACCGGCAAGACGCTGGGCATCGTGGGCATCGGCCATGCAGGGCGCCGCGTGGCGGCCATTGCCCGCGCGCTGGACATGCCCGTGCTGGCCCACGACCCGCTGCTATCCGACGACGACATCCGCGCACGCGGCGCGGAGCCCGTGACGCTGGCCGCGCTGCTGGCCCGCGCCGACATCGTCTCGCTGCACTGCCCGCGCGACGCCTCCACGCTGGGCAGTTTCGACAGCCGGGCCTTTGGCGCCATGAAGCCGGGCGCGCTGTTCATCAGCACCGCCCGCGGTGGCATCCACGACGAGGCCGCGCTGCATGACGCGCTTGCCCGCGGCCACCTGGGCGGCGCCGGGCTGGATGTGTGGGAGCCGGAGCCCCCGCCCCTGTCCCACCCGCTGCTGACGCTGGACAACGTGGTCGCCACTTTCCACACGGCGGGTGTCTCGCACGAGGGACGCCGCAACGTCGCCGCCCTCGGCGCGCAGCAGGCCGTCGCGGTGCTGCGCGGCATCCGGCCGCCCCGCCTGGTGAACCCCGAGGCGTGGCCGCGCGTGATGGCGCGCTATCGCGAGCGCTTCGGCGAACCCGCCCGCAACGCAGCCTGA
- a CDS encoding ornithine cyclodeaminase family protein: MQFISEAESAALVSHALAFDAIRDALIAATRPDSHVFPAVIAHGSLRENRYSVKAGTTQAVAGVKMGFYWPANKQRGLPSHNSIIAVFDQEVGKVAALIEAGVVNAYRTSAADAVATDALARPDARVLAIFGAGNQAGYECQAIARIRPIDTVLVVNRDAAETEAFIARLASHGLRARAEAPQAACQQADIIVTATPSQSPLFDAGWVRPGTHVSTMGADSTGKQEAPAALMTRARLFCDLPEQSTRIGELQHVAADIAAGRLSVTPIGAVLAGEAQGRQDRDDITVFDSSGLSLQDLYIGQRILAAHAARATA; encoded by the coding sequence ATGCAATTCATCTCTGAAGCCGAATCCGCCGCGCTGGTCAGCCACGCCCTGGCCTTCGACGCCATCCGCGATGCACTGATCGCCGCCACCCGGCCCGACAGCCACGTCTTTCCCGCCGTCATTGCCCACGGCTCGCTGCGCGAGAACCGCTATTCGGTGAAGGCCGGCACCACGCAGGCCGTGGCGGGCGTGAAGATGGGCTTCTACTGGCCCGCCAACAAGCAGCGCGGCCTGCCCAGCCACAACTCCATCATTGCCGTGTTCGACCAGGAGGTCGGAAAGGTGGCCGCGCTGATCGAAGCGGGCGTGGTCAACGCGTATCGCACGAGCGCTGCCGACGCCGTCGCCACCGACGCGCTGGCACGCCCCGATGCGCGCGTGCTGGCCATCTTCGGCGCGGGGAACCAGGCGGGCTACGAATGCCAGGCCATCGCCCGCATCCGTCCCATCGACACCGTGCTGGTGGTGAACCGCGATGCCGCCGAAACCGAGGCCTTCATCGCGCGGCTGGCCTCGCACGGCCTGCGCGCGCGCGCCGAAGCGCCGCAAGCCGCTTGCCAGCAGGCGGACATCATCGTGACCGCCACGCCCTCGCAATCCCCGCTTTTCGACGCAGGCTGGGTCCGGCCCGGCACCCATGTGTCGACCATGGGGGCGGACTCGACAGGCAAGCAGGAAGCGCCTGCCGCGCTGATGACCCGCGCGCGCCTGTTCTGCGACCTGCCCGAGCAATCGACGCGCATCGGCGAACTGCAGCACGTGGCGGCGGACATCGCGGCGGGACGGCTGTCCGTCACGCCGATCGGCGCCGTCCTCGCGGGCGAAGCACAGGGCCGCCAGGACCGGGATGACATCACCGTCTTCGACAGTTCCGGGCTGTCCCTGCAGGACCTCTACATCGGCCAGCGCATCCTGGCGGCGCACGCCGCGCGGGCGACCGCATGA
- a CDS encoding alpha-hydroxy acid oxidase, whose translation MTRTLAACLSLDDFEAAARRHLPAPLFGFVAGAAETGTSADANRRAFARHALVPRVLRDVSSRRTGVTLFGHSHALPFGIAPMGISALTAYLGDVVQARAAAALGMPMILSGSSLIRMETVIAHHPQAWFQAYVPGDAVRIEALLDRVGQAGFGTLVVTADVPISGNRENNVRCGFSTPLRPSWQLAWQGAMHPHWLCGTALRTLARHGMPHFENALATRGAPILSRRAVREFDGRDNLGWTHLALIRRRWPGKLVVKGILHADDARLAREAGADGVIVSNHGGRQLDHAPAALDRLPGIVQAVGADLAVMVDGGFRRGTDVLKAYALGARMVFLGRPFNYAASVAGEAGVRHAATLLAQEVARDMALLGIAQLDELDPSWLAPA comes from the coding sequence ATGACGCGCACGCTGGCTGCCTGCCTGTCGCTGGACGACTTCGAGGCCGCGGCCAGACGGCACCTGCCCGCGCCGCTGTTCGGTTTCGTGGCGGGGGCGGCGGAAACCGGCACCTCCGCCGACGCCAACCGCCGCGCCTTCGCGCGGCACGCGCTGGTGCCGCGCGTCCTGCGGGACGTGTCGTCGCGGCGCACGGGCGTCACGCTCTTCGGCCACTCGCACGCCCTGCCCTTCGGCATCGCGCCGATGGGGATCAGCGCGCTGACGGCCTATCTGGGCGACGTGGTCCAGGCGCGCGCCGCGGCGGCGCTGGGCATGCCGATGATCCTCAGCGGCTCATCGCTCATCCGCATGGAAACGGTCATCGCCCATCATCCGCAAGCCTGGTTCCAGGCCTATGTGCCCGGCGACGCGGTCCGCATCGAGGCCTTGCTCGACCGGGTCGGGCAGGCAGGCTTCGGCACGCTGGTCGTGACCGCGGACGTGCCCATCAGCGGCAATCGCGAGAACAACGTGCGCTGCGGCTTCTCGACGCCTTTGCGCCCCTCCTGGCAACTGGCGTGGCAGGGCGCGATGCATCCGCACTGGCTGTGCGGCACCGCGTTGCGCACCCTGGCTCGGCATGGCATGCCGCATTTTGAGAACGCCTTGGCGACGCGTGGCGCACCTATCCTGTCGCGCCGCGCCGTGCGCGAGTTCGATGGCCGCGACAACCTGGGCTGGACGCATCTGGCGCTGATCCGCCGGCGGTGGCCGGGCAAGCTCGTGGTGAAAGGCATCCTGCATGCCGACGATGCGCGCCTGGCGCGCGAGGCCGGCGCGGACGGCGTCATCGTGTCGAACCACGGCGGCCGGCAGCTGGACCACGCGCCCGCCGCGCTGGACCGCCTGCCCGGCATCGTCCAGGCGGTGGGGGCTGACCTGGCCGTCATGGTCGATGGCGGATTCCGGCGCGGCACGGACGTGCTCAAGGCCTACGCCCTGGGCGCGCGCATGGTGTTCCTGGGACGGCCTTTCAACTATGCCGCATCCGTCGCGGGCGAAGCCGGCGTCCGGCACGCGGCCACCCTGCTGGCGCAGGAGGTGGCCCGCGACATGGCCCTGTTGGGTATCGCGCAACTGGACGAGCTGGACCCGAGCTGGCTGGCCCCTGCCTGA
- a CDS encoding FHA domain-containing protein, producing MYLGPAHPPACGAHALIPARFDAPGGTIGRVAGNHLVLPDPSGAIGRLQAVVRMRGAECRLVNLGGPAPVTVNGRSLAQGEEAAIAAGDRVGVGGYVLAVDAAAGSVAEGHAQEAGGVVPPQAAAPAVAAWTGGVAAAGALEQPVATPPDAPVPAAASVADLPPAQPEPGPVDIFADLMGPGTLPVGSAPDISCHPFDMASAAPRNTPDPLSLLPGEPVRHMPGEDPLSFFDQVDAAHAPSIFSDRTPTSMTSGVPATVRGDQPIADMLSGDRERNARSTADHVTQMSGYMRPTNVRRDESGG from the coding sequence ATGTATCTCGGTCCCGCCCATCCTCCCGCTTGCGGCGCGCATGCGCTGATCCCGGCACGGTTCGATGCCCCTGGCGGCACCATCGGCCGCGTGGCGGGCAACCATCTCGTCCTGCCTGATCCGTCCGGCGCCATCGGCCGCCTGCAGGCTGTCGTGCGCATGCGCGGCGCGGAGTGCCGGCTGGTCAACCTGGGCGGACCGGCGCCCGTCACGGTGAACGGCCGTTCGCTGGCGCAGGGCGAAGAGGCTGCCATCGCCGCGGGCGACCGGGTGGGCGTGGGCGGCTATGTGCTGGCGGTCGATGCGGCCGCCGGCAGCGTGGCGGAGGGGCACGCCCAGGAAGCCGGCGGCGTGGTGCCGCCGCAGGCGGCAGCGCCGGCCGTGGCGGCATGGACGGGCGGCGTGGCGGCCGCCGGTGCGTTGGAGCAGCCTGTGGCAACCCCGCCCGACGCGCCCGTGCCGGCCGCCGCATCCGTGGCGGATCTGCCGCCTGCGCAGCCCGAACCCGGGCCGGTCGATATCTTCGCCGACCTGATGGGCCCCGGCACCTTGCCGGTGGGCAGCGCCCCCGACATCTCCTGCCATCCCTTCGACATGGCCTCGGCCGCGCCGCGCAATACGCCAGACCCCTTGTCATTGCTGCCGGGCGAGCCCGTGCGCCACATGCCGGGCGAGGATCCCCTGTCCTTCTTCGACCAAGTGGACGCGGCCCACGCGCCCAGCATCTTCAGCGATCGTACGCCCACCTCCATGACCTCGGGCGTACCGGCCACGGTGCGCGGCGATCAGCCCATCGCCGACATGCTGTCCGGCGACCGTGAGCGCAACGCGCGCAGCACGGCTGATCACGTCACGCAGATGAGCGGCTACATGCGGCCGACCAACGTGCGCCGCGACGAGTCGGGCGGATAG
- a CDS encoding TssQ family T6SS-associated lipoprotein — translation MSMRHHAALLLSLMVLAGCATNANSPGASLPAQDSPQAQQALQQLRDDYNQGRYGAVIRSVALDGRLHDEASLATRTEAYKLQAFSYCVQDYKQLCEESFTRILQLQADYDLSPAEKGHPQWGPVFTSVQSRYQNQTQATR, via the coding sequence ATGAGCATGAGACATCACGCCGCATTGCTTCTGAGCCTTATGGTGCTGGCTGGTTGCGCAACGAACGCGAACAGCCCTGGCGCCTCCCTGCCCGCGCAAGACAGCCCGCAAGCCCAACAGGCCTTGCAGCAACTGCGCGACGACTACAACCAGGGGCGTTATGGCGCCGTGATCCGCAGCGTGGCGCTGGATGGCCGCCTGCACGACGAGGCCTCGCTGGCCACGCGCACCGAAGCCTACAAGCTCCAGGCCTTCAGCTACTGCGTGCAGGACTACAAGCAGCTGTGCGAGGAAAGCTTCACGCGCATCCTGCAGCTGCAGGCCGACTACGACCTGTCTCCGGCCGAGAAGGGCCATCCCCAATGGGGCCCGGTCTTCACCTCGGTGCAATCCCGCTACCAGAACCAGACGCAAGCCACGCGCTGA
- the tssJ gene encoding type VI secretion system lipoprotein TssJ, which produces MRSKTERITQGATWRTFALARAGLALLAGVLLASGCASTAGKMASPYEIALTADKDVNPDVHGRPSPVQITVYEMKTSRTFEESDFFTLHGDARQALGEELIQAEQVILRPGESHTIRRQGDVNARVVGIVAAFRDLERSQWRLVAPLPVPQNTNIYKIWQFSPNPETIHIGVGKQDIRVTDRERSWWPF; this is translated from the coding sequence ATGAGGTCGAAGACAGAGAGGATCACGCAGGGCGCCACGTGGCGCACGTTTGCCCTGGCACGCGCGGGCCTGGCCCTGCTTGCGGGCGTATTGCTGGCATCGGGCTGTGCCTCGACGGCCGGCAAGATGGCCTCACCCTATGAAATCGCACTCACCGCCGACAAGGATGTGAACCCCGACGTCCACGGCCGGCCCTCGCCCGTGCAGATCACCGTCTATGAAATGAAGACCTCGCGCACCTTCGAGGAAAGCGACTTCTTCACGCTGCACGGCGACGCGCGCCAGGCCCTGGGCGAGGAACTGATCCAGGCCGAGCAGGTGATCCTGCGGCCCGGCGAATCCCACACCATCCGCCGCCAAGGCGACGTCAACGCCCGCGTCGTCGGCATCGTCGCGGCCTTCCGCGACCTCGAGCGCAGCCAATGGCGCCTCGTCGCGCCGCTGCCCGTGCCCCAGAACACGAACATCTACAAGATCTGGCAGTTCTCTCCCAACCCCGAAACGATCCACATCGGCGTGGGAAAGCAGGATATCCGGGTGACGGACCGCGAGCGGTCCTGGTGGCCTTTTTAA
- the tssK gene encoding type VI secretion system baseplate subunit TssK, with translation MASNLKVIWSEGMFLRPQHFQQQERYLDRNLQLRTLPLQAFFWGCTELAIDRDALALGKLALTGGQGLFPDGTPFEIGHADLAPLALEVPDDARDELVVLATPRRRNGVEEAVFENVEETLARHAVTETEVDDSTEGGLEPALLQVGRPHLRLMLARDAGDEWLTLGVAHVLERRNDKRVMLDESYIPPWLSSGHHPVLAGYANELAGLLEARGQTLAARLAQPGRGGVAEVADFMLLTLVNRYAGALWHTGQIQGLHPERLFHDWLMLACDLATYTETARRPEGLPRYQHDDLRATFQPLMQMLRRSLSAVLEQNAFQIPLQDRGRGVSVAQINDRELLRQAGFVLAVHAEMASEALRAHFPAQVKIGPVERIRDLVHLQLPGIPVRALPVVPRQIPYSAGHVYFELDKGSEFWRQLEQSGALALHIAGEFPGLDMAFWAIRD, from the coding sequence ATGGCATCGAACCTCAAGGTGATCTGGTCGGAGGGCATGTTCCTCCGGCCCCAGCATTTTCAGCAGCAGGAGCGCTACCTGGACCGCAACCTGCAATTGCGCACCCTGCCCCTGCAGGCCTTTTTCTGGGGCTGCACGGAACTGGCGATCGACCGCGACGCGCTGGCGCTGGGCAAGCTGGCACTGACGGGCGGGCAGGGGCTCTTCCCCGACGGCACGCCGTTTGAAATCGGCCACGCGGATCTCGCGCCCCTGGCGCTGGAGGTCCCGGACGACGCGCGCGACGAGCTGGTCGTGCTGGCCACGCCACGCCGCCGCAACGGCGTGGAGGAAGCCGTCTTCGAGAACGTCGAGGAAACGCTGGCGCGCCACGCCGTCACCGAAACCGAGGTGGACGACAGCACCGAAGGCGGCCTGGAACCCGCATTGCTGCAGGTGGGCCGCCCTCATCTGCGCCTGATGCTCGCGCGCGACGCCGGCGACGAATGGCTGACGCTGGGCGTGGCGCACGTGCTGGAGCGCCGCAACGACAAGCGCGTGATGCTGGACGAGTCCTACATTCCGCCCTGGCTCAGCAGCGGCCATCACCCGGTATTGGCCGGCTACGCCAACGAACTGGCGGGGCTGCTGGAAGCGCGCGGCCAGACGCTGGCGGCCCGCCTGGCCCAGCCCGGGCGCGGCGGCGTCGCCGAGGTGGCCGACTTCATGCTGCTGACGCTGGTGAACCGCTACGCCGGCGCGCTGTGGCACACGGGCCAGATCCAGGGTCTGCATCCGGAACGGCTGTTCCACGACTGGCTCATGCTGGCCTGCGACCTGGCCACCTATACCGAAACCGCAAGGCGCCCCGAGGGCCTGCCGCGCTATCAGCACGACGACCTGCGCGCCACCTTCCAGCCGCTGATGCAGATGCTGCGCCGCTCGCTGTCGGCGGTGCTGGAACAGAACGCCTTCCAGATCCCGCTGCAAGACCGCGGCCGCGGCGTCAGCGTGGCCCAGATCAACGACCGCGAACTGCTGCGCCAGGCCGGCTTCGTGCTGGCGGTGCACGCCGAGATGGCCAGCGAGGCGCTGCGCGCGCACTTCCCCGCGCAGGTCAAGATCGGCCCCGTCGAACGCATCCGCGACCTCGTGCACCTGCAACTGCCCGGCATTCCGGTGCGCGCCCTGCCCGTGGTGCCGCGCCAGATCCCCTACAGCGCCGGCCACGTGTACTTCGAGCTGGACAAGGGCAGCGAATTCTGGCGCCAGTTGGAGCAGAGCGGCGCGCTGGCGCTGCACATCGCGGGCGAATTCCCCGGCCTGGACATGGCCTTCTGGGCGATCCGCGACTGA
- a CDS encoding DotU family type VI secretion system protein: MYGSDPSATGPAGLYPAQFPGAGADTARPRPDEYVISGSNPLVAAANPVLDLIPQIRATQSHPSPAMLREHLVDEIRQFELRAQQAGLPNETILGARYCLCTALDEAAALTPWGAGVWSSHSLLVTFHNETWGGEKFFQLLARLSQNPSQHLDLLELLYFCLVLGFEGRYRVVDNGRTQLETLRQRLLHILRSARGEYPRDLSPHWQDAPTLAEVRRPPVPLWAFAAIGVLLALIAYSFLNWRLGGDSDAAFAAVNGLEPPVLRAAPPPPPKPAPMPRLAGFLAPEIREDLVTVRDEADRSVVVLRGDGLFDSGSSTVKERYYPVLARIADALNGTEGNILVSGYSDNVPIRTPRFPSNWHLSQERADAVKTMLEQRLKVPNRVRAEGRGDADPVAPNDSPANRARNRRVEITLLITAQDAATTRRNPAQQGVRQP, encoded by the coding sequence ATGTACGGTTCAGACCCTTCCGCGACCGGCCCCGCCGGCCTGTATCCGGCCCAGTTCCCCGGGGCGGGCGCCGACACGGCGCGCCCCCGTCCCGATGAGTACGTCATCAGCGGCAGCAATCCGCTGGTGGCGGCCGCCAACCCGGTGCTGGACCTGATTCCCCAGATCCGCGCCACGCAAAGCCATCCCTCGCCGGCCATGCTGCGCGAGCATCTGGTCGACGAGATCCGCCAGTTCGAGCTGCGCGCGCAGCAGGCAGGCCTGCCCAACGAGACCATCCTGGGCGCGCGCTACTGCCTGTGCACGGCGCTGGACGAGGCTGCCGCGCTGACGCCCTGGGGCGCGGGCGTGTGGTCCAGCCACAGCCTGCTGGTGACCTTCCACAACGAGACCTGGGGCGGCGAGAAGTTCTTCCAGCTGCTGGCCCGCCTATCGCAGAATCCCTCGCAACACCTGGACCTGCTGGAGCTGCTGTACTTCTGCCTGGTGCTGGGCTTCGAAGGCCGCTACCGCGTCGTGGACAACGGCCGCACGCAGCTGGAGACGCTGCGCCAGCGCCTGCTGCACATCCTGCGCAGCGCGCGCGGCGAATATCCGCGCGACCTGTCGCCCCATTGGCAGGACGCGCCCACGCTGGCGGAAGTGCGCCGCCCGCCCGTGCCCCTGTGGGCCTTCGCGGCCATCGGCGTGCTGCTGGCGCTCATCGCCTACTCCTTCCTGAACTGGCGCCTGGGCGGCGATTCCGATGCGGCCTTTGCCGCGGTCAATGGACTGGAACCGCCCGTGCTGCGCGCGGCGCCCCCGCCGCCGCCCAAGCCCGCGCCCATGCCGCGACTGGCAGGCTTCCTGGCCCCCGAGATCCGCGAAGACCTGGTGACCGTGCGCGACGAAGCCGACCGCAGCGTCGTCGTGCTGCGCGGCGATGGCCTCTTCGACTCGGGTTCGTCCACGGTGAAGGAACGCTACTACCCGGTGCTGGCGCGCATCGCCGACGCCCTGAACGGCACCGAGGGCAACATCCTGGTCAGCGGCTATTCCGACAACGTGCCCATCCGCACGCCGCGCTTCCCCTCCAACTGGCACCTGTCGCAGGAACGCGCCGACGCGGTCAAGACGATGCTGGAGCAGCGCCTGAAGGTGCCCAACCGGGTGCGCGCCGAAGGCCGCGGCGACGCCGACCCCGTCGCGCCCAATGACAGTCCCGCCAATCGAGCGCGCAATCGCCGCGTCGAGATCACGTTGCTCATCACCGCGCAGGACGCCGCGACCACGCGTCGCAATCCCGCCCAACAAGGGGTTCGCCAACCATGA